The Flavobacterium psychrophilum genome includes a region encoding these proteins:
- a CDS encoding alanyl-tRNA synthetase — protein sequence MKSQDIRKQFLDFFKEKGHLIVPSAPIVTKDDPTLMFNNSGMAQFKEFFLGNGTPKSKRIADTQKCLRVSGKHNDLEDVGFDTYHHTMFEMLGNWSFGDYFKKEAINWAWELLTEVYKIPKDILYVSVFEGSPEENVPFDQEAYDIWKGLIDEDRIILGNKKDNFWEMGDQGPCGPCSEIHVDIRSAEEKALISGKSLVNNDHPQVVEIWNNVFMEFNRKADGSLEKLPAQHVDTGMGFERLCMVLQNVTSNYDTDVFTPLIEKIEILTGAKYTIKAANDAEEKTNIAIRVIADHVRAVAFAIADGQLPSNGGAGYVIRRILRRAIRYGFTFLDKKEPFINELVAVLATQMGEFFPEIKSQQSLVTNVVREEEASFLRTLDQGLQLLDNVITQTDGKEVSGSKVFELYDTFGFPEDLTALILKEKGLEYNKADFDAELKKQKDRSRAASEVATDDWVLLAEGNIETFVGYDQAENEVKITRYRKVDSKKDGVLYQIVLDNTPFYPEGGGQVGDKGSLVAANETIEVLDTKKENNLILHIAKKLPENVNGTFIAKVNEKLRSDSASNHSATHLLHQALRTILGTHVEQKGSLVSPGYLRFDFSHFAKVTDEELKQVEDFVNARIQEHLPLIERRNIPFKQAVEEGAMALFGEKYGDNVRAIKFGESMELCGGIHVRNTADIWYFKIVSEGAVAAGIRRIEAITNEAVKAYFATQEKELEEINAALKNPQDTLKAVVSLQDENTKLKKQLEALLRDKAKNLKGELATELKEINGVQFLAKQVDLDATGAKDLAYELGTLGTNLFLVLATADEGKPMLTCYISKELVANKGLNAGQVVRELGKFIQGGGGGQPFFATAGGKNAAGINDALAAAENFIK from the coding sequence ATGAAATCCCAGGATATCAGGAAACAGTTCTTAGATTTTTTCAAGGAAAAAGGCCACCTAATCGTGCCTTCTGCACCTATTGTTACTAAAGACGACCCTACGCTTATGTTCAACAACTCGGGTATGGCCCAGTTTAAGGAATTCTTCCTTGGCAACGGCACACCGAAGAGCAAGCGTATTGCCGACACCCAGAAATGCCTTCGCGTATCTGGTAAGCACAACGATTTGGAAGATGTAGGTTTTGATACCTATCACCATACCATGTTTGAAATGCTTGGTAACTGGAGCTTTGGTGATTACTTTAAAAAAGAAGCCATTAACTGGGCGTGGGAACTTTTAACTGAAGTATATAAAATACCAAAAGACATTCTGTATGTGAGTGTTTTTGAAGGAAGCCCTGAAGAGAATGTACCATTCGATCAGGAAGCTTATGATATCTGGAAAGGTCTTATTGACGAAGACCGTATTATTCTTGGCAACAAGAAAGACAACTTCTGGGAAATGGGCGACCAGGGTCCGTGCGGACCATGTTCTGAAATTCACGTAGACATCCGTTCTGCTGAAGAGAAAGCACTTATATCGGGTAAATCACTTGTAAATAACGATCACCCACAGGTTGTTGAGATATGGAACAACGTATTTATGGAATTTAACCGTAAAGCTGATGGTTCACTTGAAAAACTGCCTGCTCAGCATGTTGATACAGGTATGGGCTTTGAGCGTCTTTGTATGGTGTTGCAAAATGTTACATCTAACTACGACACAGATGTTTTCACTCCGCTTATCGAGAAAATTGAAATTCTTACAGGGGCCAAATACACTATTAAAGCAGCAAACGACGCTGAAGAGAAAACCAATATTGCTATTCGTGTTATTGCCGACCACGTCCGTGCTGTAGCTTTTGCTATTGCCGATGGTCAGCTGCCATCTAACGGTGGTGCAGGATATGTAATACGCAGGATATTAAGAAGGGCTATCCGTTACGGATTTACCTTCCTTGACAAAAAAGAGCCATTCATTAATGAGCTTGTAGCTGTGCTGGCTACGCAAATGGGCGAATTCTTCCCGGAGATCAAGTCGCAGCAGTCATTGGTTACCAATGTAGTCAGGGAAGAAGAAGCTTCTTTCTTAAGAACACTGGATCAGGGATTACAACTGCTTGACAACGTTATTACACAAACAGATGGTAAAGAAGTTTCAGGCAGTAAAGTATTTGAACTATATGATACTTTCGGTTTCCCTGAAGACTTAACAGCGCTTATCCTTAAAGAAAAAGGCCTTGAATATAACAAAGCCGATTTTGATGCTGAGCTTAAAAAACAAAAAGACCGTTCGCGTGCCGCTTCTGAAGTAGCGACAGACGACTGGGTTCTTTTAGCAGAAGGCAATATTGAAACCTTTGTTGGTTATGATCAGGCAGAGAACGAAGTGAAAATTACCCGTTACCGTAAAGTAGATTCTAAAAAAGATGGTGTTTTATATCAGATCGTTTTAGACAATACTCCTTTCTATCCGGAAGGCGGAGGACAGGTAGGTGACAAAGGATCTTTGGTAGCGGCAAACGAAACTATCGAAGTACTTGACACTAAAAAAGAAAACAACCTTATACTGCACATTGCTAAAAAGCTTCCTGAAAACGTAAACGGTACTTTTATTGCAAAGGTTAATGAGAAGCTAAGAAGTGATTCTGCAAGTAACCACTCGGCTACCCACCTCCTTCACCAGGCGTTGCGCACTATACTAGGCACGCACGTTGAACAAAAAGGATCGTTGGTAAGCCCTGGCTATCTTCGTTTTGACTTTTCGCATTTTGCAAAAGTTACCGATGAGGAATTGAAACAGGTAGAAGATTTTGTAAACGCAAGAATACAGGAACACCTTCCGCTTATTGAGCGCAGGAACATTCCGTTTAAACAAGCAGTTGAAGAAGGTGCAATGGCACTTTTTGGTGAAAAATATGGCGATAATGTACGCGCCATTAAATTTGGCGAAAGCATGGAGCTTTGCGGTGGTATACACGTAAGGAACACTGCCGATATATGGTACTTTAAAATTGTAAGCGAAGGTGCGGTTGCTGCCGGTATCCGCAGGATAGAAGCAATAACCAATGAAGCTGTTAAAGCTTACTTTGCCACACAGGAAAAAGAACTTGAAGAAATTAATGCTGCACTTAAAAATCCACAGGATACGCTTAAGGCTGTAGTATCGCTTCAGGACGAAAACACAAAACTTAAAAAGCAGCTTGAAGCACTGCTTCGCGATAAGGCAAAAAACCTTAAAGGCGAACTTGCAACAGAGCTTAAAGAAATAAACGGCGTTCAGTTTCTTGCAAAACAGGTAGACCTTGACGCCACAGGCGCTAAAGATCTTGCTTACGAACTGGGAACTTTAGGCACTAACTTATTCCTTGTACTGGCTACTGCCGATGAAGGCAAGCCAATGCTTACCTGCTACATCTCTAAAGAACTTGTAGCCAATAAAGGCCTTAATGCAGGACAGGTAGTACGCGAACTGGGTAAATTTATCCAGGGCGGCGGCGGAGGACAGCCTTTCTTTGCTACTGCCGGCGGTAAAAATGCTGCGGGTATTAATGATGCATTAGCAGCAGCAGAAAATTTCATAAAATAA
- a CDS encoding LemA family protein, whose amino-acid sequence MKKWIIPVVIVVILAIWAISSYNGLVGVRAEARTAWSNVESSYQRRNDLIGNLVKTVQGAADFEKSTLTAVIEARAKATSVTIDPSNITPDQMAQFQQAQEGVSGALSRLLVNVERYPDLKANSNFLALQSQIEGTENRINVARDRYNAAASTYEVKTERFPSSIFAGLFGFEKMPRFKAEAGAEKAPDVNFDFK is encoded by the coding sequence ATGAAAAAATGGATTATCCCAGTGGTTATTGTTGTGATACTTGCAATTTGGGCAATATCATCATATAATGGACTTGTAGGTGTAAGGGCAGAAGCGAGAACGGCGTGGTCTAATGTTGAAAGTAGCTACCAAAGACGAAATGACCTTATTGGAAATTTGGTTAAAACAGTTCAGGGAGCAGCAGATTTTGAAAAAAGTACACTAACGGCTGTTATAGAAGCAAGAGCAAAAGCTACTTCTGTAACAATAGATCCTTCTAATATTACTCCGGATCAGATGGCACAGTTCCAACAGGCGCAGGAAGGTGTTTCGGGTGCATTATCAAGATTATTGGTAAATGTAGAGCGTTACCCCGACCTTAAAGCTAATTCTAACTTTTTGGCACTTCAATCTCAGATAGAAGGTACAGAGAACAGGATTAATGTTGCACGTGACAGATACAACGCCGCAGCAAGTACTTATGAAGTAAAAACGGAAAGATTTCCAAGTTCAATTTTTGCAGGACTTTTTGGTTTCGAAAAAATGCCAAGGTTTAAAGCAGAAGCTGGCGCAGAGAAAGCACCGGATGTAAATTTTGATTTTAAATAA
- a CDS encoding phenylalanine 4-monooxygenase, translating into MNAPIESNPLIDRLPKHLKQFIKPQDYNDYTPINQAVWRYVMRKNVDYLSRVAHSSYLEGLKKTGIEVDNIPSMYGMNRILQEIGWAAVAVDGFIPPNAFMEFQAYNVLVIASDIRQLEHIEYTPAPDIIHEGAGHAPIIANPEYAEYLRRFGEIGCKAISSARDYEIYEAIRLLSILKEAEGTPQDEIDAIEKRVDELQNDVAEPSEMALIRNLHWWTVEYGLIGTVEDPKIYGAGLLSSIGESAWCMTDNVKKVPYDIEAAYQGFDITKPQPQLFVTPDFAHLSLVLEEFANKMALRTGGLRSVEKLIKSKALGTVELSTGIQISGVFTNVIESEGKPVYLQTTGQTALSYREKELVGHGTSYHAEGFGSPIGKLKGINLSVEDMSPRDLMAYDIYEGKRVTLEFEGDITVSGEIITGTRNIQGKIILISFKDCTVTHNETVLFQPEWGIYDMAVGKKVVSAFSGPADVNSFDMITHVPSSKTIKAVKSVEREDLEDLYRNVRNIREVKEANQNLEEIFTLLKEKHGNDWLLSVEIAELAHKNNNQELLQQVMLHLDAVKANRPEVAHLIEGGLELIFEKERVN; encoded by the coding sequence ATGAATGCACCTATTGAGAGCAACCCGCTTATAGACAGATTGCCAAAGCACTTAAAGCAATTTATAAAACCACAGGATTACAACGACTATACGCCTATAAACCAGGCGGTATGGCGCTATGTAATGCGTAAAAATGTAGATTATCTTAGCAGGGTAGCACACAGTTCTTATCTTGAAGGGCTTAAAAAAACAGGTATCGAGGTAGATAATATCCCGAGCATGTATGGTATGAACAGGATATTGCAGGAAATAGGCTGGGCTGCTGTAGCGGTAGACGGTTTTATTCCGCCAAATGCATTCATGGAGTTCCAGGCATATAACGTATTGGTTATAGCCTCAGATATCCGTCAGCTTGAGCACATCGAATACACGCCTGCACCGGATATTATCCACGAAGGGGCAGGGCATGCGCCGATAATTGCCAATCCGGAATATGCAGAATATTTAAGACGTTTCGGTGAAATTGGCTGTAAGGCTATTTCGTCGGCAAGAGATTATGAAATTTATGAAGCTATCAGGCTTCTATCGATATTAAAAGAAGCAGAAGGCACACCTCAGGATGAAATTGATGCGATTGAAAAACGTGTTGACGAATTACAGAACGATGTTGCCGAACCTTCGGAAATGGCACTTATACGTAACCTGCATTGGTGGACGGTAGAGTACGGCCTTATAGGGACTGTTGAAGACCCTAAAATATATGGTGCAGGATTGCTTTCATCAATTGGAGAAAGCGCTTGGTGTATGACCGACAACGTTAAGAAAGTACCTTACGACATTGAAGCCGCTTACCAGGGTTTTGATATTACAAAGCCACAGCCGCAGCTTTTTGTAACGCCAGACTTTGCCCATCTTAGCCTTGTACTGGAAGAATTCGCTAATAAAATGGCGCTTCGTACAGGCGGACTTAGAAGTGTTGAGAAACTGATAAAGTCTAAAGCGTTGGGTACTGTAGAACTTAGTACAGGTATACAGATATCGGGTGTATTTACTAATGTTATTGAGAGCGAAGGCAAACCTGTCTATTTACAGACTACAGGTCAGACTGCATTATCGTATAGAGAAAAAGAACTTGTAGGGCATGGCACATCATACCATGCAGAAGGTTTTGGTAGCCCGATTGGTAAGCTTAAAGGTATTAACCTTTCGGTTGAAGATATGAGTCCGCGCGATTTAATGGCGTACGATATTTACGAAGGTAAACGCGTAACACTAGAATTTGAAGGCGATATTACCGTAAGTGGTGAGATCATCACCGGTACAAGAAACATTCAGGGTAAAATTATCCTTATCAGCTTTAAAGACTGTACGGTTACCCATAACGAGACTGTATTGTTCCAACCGGAATGGGGGATTTATGATATGGCTGTAGGTAAAAAAGTAGTTTCTGCTTTTTCGGGCCCGGCCGATGTTAATAGTTTTGATATGATTACGCATGTGCCATCAAGCAAAACCATTAAAGCGGTTAAATCTGTTGAAAGGGAAGATCTTGAAGATTTATACAGAAATGTAAGGAACATTCGTGAAGTTAAAGAGGCTAATCAAAACCTTGAAGAAATTTTTACATTACTTAAAGAAAAACATGGTAACGACTGGCTGCTTTCTGTTGAAATAGCTGAGCTTGCCCATAAAAATAACAACCAGGAATTATTACAGCAGGTTATGCTGCACCTGGATGCCGTAAAGGCAAACCGCCCGGAGGTTGCACACCTTATTGAAGGCGGACTTGAACTTATTTTTGAAAAAGAGAGAGTGAATTAA
- a CDS encoding GTP-binding protein Der has product MNNIVAIVGRPNVGKSTFFNRLIQRREAIVDSVSGVTRDRNYGKSEWNGKEFSVIDTGGYIKGSEDVFEAEIRRQVELAIDEADVIVFMVDVEEGITPMDEEVSKLLRKVTKPVLLAVNKVDNSMREKDAIEFYNLGLGEYYTLAGMSGSGTGELLDALVKLLPEAVAPDENEVALPRFAVVGRPNAGKSSFINALIGEDRYIVTDIAGTTRDAIDTRYNRFGFEFNLVDTAGIRRKAKVKEDLEFYSVMRSVRAIEHSDICILVIDATRGFEGQDQSIFWLAEKNRKGVVILVNKWDLVEKDTMSTRDYERKIREELQPFTDVPILFVSAITKQRLIKALETAVEVFENRKQRIATSKLNETMLPIIESMPPPALKGKYVKIKFCMQLPTPTPQFVFFCNLPQYVKDPYKRFLENKMREIYNLSGVPIDIYFRQK; this is encoded by the coding sequence ATGAATAATATAGTAGCTATTGTAGGAAGGCCAAATGTAGGTAAATCTACTTTTTTTAACCGACTGATACAGCGAAGAGAAGCTATCGTAGATTCTGTTAGTGGTGTAACACGTGACAGGAACTACGGTAAAAGCGAATGGAACGGAAAAGAGTTCTCTGTTATAGATACAGGTGGTTATATAAAGGGATCTGAAGATGTTTTTGAAGCCGAAATACGCCGTCAGGTTGAACTTGCAATAGACGAAGCCGACGTTATTGTATTTATGGTAGACGTTGAAGAAGGCATTACCCCTATGGACGAAGAAGTATCTAAGTTATTACGTAAAGTAACCAAACCGGTTTTACTTGCTGTAAATAAAGTAGATAACTCTATGCGTGAAAAAGATGCTATAGAATTCTACAATCTTGGACTAGGAGAATACTATACCCTTGCAGGTATGAGCGGTTCTGGTACAGGAGAACTATTAGACGCACTTGTAAAATTATTACCGGAAGCAGTAGCCCCGGACGAGAACGAAGTTGCACTGCCACGTTTTGCAGTTGTAGGTCGTCCTAATGCAGGAAAGTCATCTTTCATTAATGCACTTATTGGTGAAGACAGATATATAGTTACAGACATTGCAGGTACTACACGTGATGCTATTGATACAAGATACAACCGTTTTGGGTTTGAGTTTAACCTTGTAGATACCGCAGGTATCCGCCGTAAGGCAAAGGTCAAGGAAGACCTTGAATTCTATTCGGTAATGCGTTCTGTAAGAGCTATTGAGCACAGTGACATTTGTATTCTTGTTATTGATGCTACACGTGGTTTTGAAGGACAGGACCAAAGTATCTTCTGGCTTGCAGAAAAGAACCGGAAAGGTGTTGTTATCCTTGTAAACAAATGGGACCTTGTTGAGAAAGACACTATGAGTACCCGTGATTACGAGCGCAAAATACGTGAAGAACTTCAGCCGTTTACAGATGTGCCTATTCTATTCGTATCGGCTATCACAAAACAGCGTTTAATTAAAGCGCTTGAAACTGCTGTAGAGGTGTTTGAAAACAGGAAACAGCGTATTGCTACTTCAAAGCTTAACGAAACCATGCTACCCATTATCGAGAGTATGCCGCCACCGGCACTTAAAGGTAAGTATGTGAAAATTAAGTTCTGTATGCAGCTGCCTACTCCTACCCCACAGTTTGTGTTTTTCTGTAACCTGCCTCAGTATGTTAAAGATCCGTACAAACGTTTTCTTGAAAATAAAATGCGCGAAATATATAACTTATCGGGCGTACCGATTGACATATACTTCCGTCAGAAATAA
- a CDS encoding GSCFA domain-containing protein, translating into MQFSTQIPVIPSNNPIDYNSKIVSLGSCFAVNIGQKFDYFKFKNTTNPFGILFHPLALEKFISYALNNKQFTEADTFEQNGLWHCFDAHSDLSHINKAALLDNLNAACSSANATIKEATHLIITLGTAWVYRYITTGNLVANCHKVPQKEFTKELLSVDTINQSLDSIITQIQEVNPNVHIIFTVSPVRHIKDGFTENQWSKANLISALHQVLKTDSLKLNIAYFPSYEIMMDELRDYRFYAEDMIHPSVTAVDYIWERFTGAYTTPQTQETMKLADSIRKGLAHRPFNPDTTQHKQFLAKLDDRIAALKKQHPHISF; encoded by the coding sequence ATGCAGTTCTCAACTCAAATACCTGTTATCCCAAGCAATAATCCGATTGATTACAACTCTAAAATTGTGTCATTAGGATCGTGCTTTGCTGTGAATATTGGGCAAAAGTTTGATTACTTTAAATTTAAAAATACGACCAATCCTTTTGGGATATTGTTTCATCCGCTGGCGCTGGAAAAGTTTATAAGCTATGCTTTAAACAATAAGCAATTTACCGAAGCTGATACTTTTGAACAAAATGGACTATGGCATTGCTTTGATGCACATTCTGATCTCAGCCATATTAATAAGGCTGCGTTACTAGATAATCTTAATGCAGCATGCTCTTCGGCGAATGCCACAATAAAAGAAGCAACGCATCTTATCATTACCCTTGGTACGGCCTGGGTATACCGTTACATTACAACAGGGAACCTTGTTGCCAACTGCCACAAAGTACCTCAAAAAGAATTTACAAAAGAGTTGCTCTCAGTTGACACTATAAACCAAAGCCTGGACAGCATTATCACACAAATACAGGAAGTCAATCCTAATGTTCACATCATATTTACTGTATCACCAGTACGCCACATCAAAGATGGTTTTACCGAAAACCAGTGGAGCAAAGCAAATCTTATAAGTGCGTTACACCAGGTACTGAAAACTGACAGCCTGAAACTAAACATTGCCTATTTCCCTTCATACGAAATTATGATGGATGAATTACGCGATTACCGCTTCTATGCCGAAGATATGATACATCCGTCGGTTACCGCTGTCGATTATATATGGGAGCGCTTTACAGGCGCTTATACCACTCCACAGACACAGGAAACCATGAAGCTTGCAGATAGTATCCGGAAAGGATTAGCTCACCGACCTTTTAACCCCGATACAACCCAGCATAAACAATTTTTAGCAAAACTGGATGATAGGATTGCAGCACTGAAAAAGCAGCATCCTCACATTAGCTTCTGA
- a CDS encoding transcriptional regulator: MHLDLPEKRYYSIGELAKAFNVNASLIRFWDKEFDVLKPKKNAKGNRMFTPEDVTNLQLIYHLVKERGFTLDGAKVHLKEGQKKTLDKFEIIRKLETIKTNLINLKNEL, translated from the coding sequence ATGCATTTAGACCTTCCCGAAAAAAGATATTACAGTATAGGCGAACTCGCCAAAGCGTTTAATGTAAATGCATCGCTCATCCGTTTTTGGGATAAGGAGTTTGATGTGCTTAAGCCAAAGAAAAACGCTAAGGGTAACCGTATGTTTACGCCCGAAGATGTTACAAACCTTCAGCTTATCTACCACCTCGTTAAAGAGCGTGGTTTTACGTTGGATGGTGCAAAAGTGCACCTTAAAGAAGGACAGAAAAAAACTTTAGATAAGTTTGAAATTATCCGTAAATTAGAGACTATAAAAACCAATTTAATAAATCTTAAAAACGAACTTTAA
- a CDS encoding peptidase M23: MAKVKYYYDAENLAYRILKPKAGRSIGYIVLFLVASALFGFLCFVALLNTPFFETPKDRLQAREIENMKIRYEILNRKMDQVDEVLGDIETRDNNLYRTYFNATAIPEEQRRAGFGGVNRYKEMEGYNNSDLVIGTTKRLDVLSKELVIQSKSLDEIAKLAKDKEKLLTAIPAIQPVKNEDLRQMASGFGYRSDPFTKIRKFHAGMDFSARTGTPIYATGDGVVTVADNKSSGYGNHIVIRHGFGYETLYGHMSKYKAKAGQKVKRGDVIGYVGSTGRSEAPHLHYEVHKNGEVVNPLNFYYGNISAKEFILISKLANQENQSLD, from the coding sequence ATGGCGAAGGTAAAATATTATTACGACGCAGAAAACTTAGCATACAGGATATTAAAGCCCAAAGCCGGCAGAAGCATTGGCTATATTGTGCTTTTTCTGGTGGCATCGGCACTGTTTGGTTTCCTGTGTTTTGTTGCCCTGCTTAACACGCCGTTTTTTGAGACACCAAAAGACAGGCTTCAGGCAAGGGAAATTGAAAACATGAAAATACGCTACGAAATACTAAACCGTAAAATGGATCAGGTAGACGAAGTGCTTGGCGATATAGAAACCCGCGATAACAATTTATACCGCACTTATTTTAATGCCACGGCAATTCCCGAAGAACAACGTAGGGCAGGCTTTGGTGGGGTTAACCGATACAAGGAAATGGAAGGGTATAACAATTCAGATCTTGTAATTGGTACTACCAAACGTCTTGATGTACTTTCTAAAGAGCTGGTGATCCAATCCAAGTCGCTTGATGAAATTGCTAAACTGGCAAAAGATAAAGAAAAGCTGCTAACTGCTATTCCCGCTATTCAGCCGGTTAAAAATGAAGACCTGCGTCAAATGGCATCGGGTTTTGGGTATAGAAGCGACCCTTTTACCAAAATACGTAAGTTTCATGCAGGGATGGATTTCTCTGCCCGTACAGGGACACCAATTTATGCTACCGGTGATGGTGTAGTTACCGTTGCCGATAATAAATCTTCGGGCTATGGTAACCACATTGTAATCCGTCATGGTTTTGGATATGAAACCTTGTATGGACACATGAGTAAATACAAAGCTAAAGCCGGGCAAAAGGTAAAAAGGGGAGACGTTATTGGTTATGTAGGCAGTACAGGCCGAAGTGAGGCACCCCACCTGCATTACGAAGTGCATAAAAATGGAGAAGTGGTTAACCCGCTTAACTTCTATTACGGAAACATTTCTGCGAAAGAATTCATTTTAATTTCTAAATTAGCTAACCAGGAAAACCAATCGCTTGACTAA
- a CDS encoding GTPase Era yields MTHKAGFVNIIGNPNVGKSTLMNAFVGERLSIITSKAQTTRHRILGIVNGEDFQVVLSDTPGIIKPAYELQASMMDFVKSAFEDADVLIYMVETGEKELKDEAFFNKIINAKIPVLLLLNKIDKTNQEQLEEQVQLWTEKVPNAELYPISALENFNVKEVFNRILDLLPESPAYYPKDALTDKPERFFVNETIREKILLHYDKEIPYAVEIETEEFIEDDNIIRISALIMVERETQKGIIIGHKGAALKKVGVEARMDLEKFFGKQIHLQMFVKVNKNWRSNAYQLRRFGYDQK; encoded by the coding sequence ATGACACACAAAGCAGGCTTTGTAAATATTATAGGTAACCCCAATGTGGGCAAATCTACCCTAATGAATGCCTTTGTAGGCGAACGACTGTCTATCATCACCTCTAAAGCACAAACTACGCGTCACCGTATTTTGGGTATCGTAAATGGTGAAGATTTTCAGGTGGTGTTGTCTGACACTCCCGGTATCATTAAACCGGCATACGAGCTTCAGGCTAGTATGATGGATTTCGTTAAGTCGGCTTTTGAAGATGCCGATGTACTTATCTATATGGTAGAGACCGGAGAGAAAGAACTTAAAGACGAAGCCTTTTTCAATAAGATCATCAATGCCAAAATTCCGGTATTGCTATTACTTAATAAGATTGACAAAACAAACCAGGAGCAACTTGAAGAACAGGTTCAGCTTTGGACGGAAAAAGTGCCAAATGCAGAGCTATACCCTATTTCTGCCCTCGAAAACTTTAATGTAAAAGAAGTTTTTAACCGTATTCTTGATTTACTTCCCGAATCTCCTGCATATTATCCTAAAGACGCACTTACGGATAAACCGGAACGTTTCTTTGTAAACGAGACTATCCGTGAAAAAATACTTTTACACTACGATAAAGAAATACCGTATGCTGTAGAAATTGAAACGGAAGAATTTATAGAAGATGACAACATCATTCGTATCAGCGCTTTGATCATGGTAGAGCGTGAGACACAGAAAGGTATTATTATTGGCCATAAAGGTGCCGCACTTAAAAAAGTAGGTGTTGAGGCAAGGATGGATCTTGAGAAATTCTTTGGTAAACAGATACACCTTCAAATGTTCGTCAAAGTGAACAAAAACTGGAGAAGCAATGCTTACCAGTTGCGCAGGTTTGGTTACGACCAGAAGTAA